A window of Pelomonas sp. SE-A7 genomic DNA:
CATGTTCTCGGGCACGTAGGCAATGCCCAGCTGGGCGATGTCGGGCGTCTCGCGCTTGGCGATGTCCTGGCCGTCGAATCTCAGCGTGCCGCTGCTGGCCTGCCACAGGCCCATGATGGTTCGCAGCGTCGTGGTCTTGCCGGCGCCATTGCGGCCCAGCAGCATGGTCAGCTGGCCCTGCGGCACTTCGAGGTCCACGCCATGCAGGATGTGATACGCGCCTATGTGCGTATGCACGCCCTTCAGTACAAGCAAGTTCATGCCGCGGCACCCTCTTCCTGTTCTTCAACGGCTCCGAGGTAGGCGTTCTGCACCACCGGCGAGGCGATCACCGCGGCCGGTTCGCCGTCGGCCACGAGCTGGCCCTGGTGCAGGACGATGATGCGGTCGGCCAGCTCGCGCACCACGTCCATCTTGTGTTCCACCAGCAGGATGGTGTGCTCGCGCCTGGCCTTGAGTTCACGGATCAGGTCCAGGATCACCGGCACCTCGTCCACGCTCATGCCGGCCGTGGGCTCGTCGAACATGTAGACCTTGGGGTCCAGCGCGATCAGCATCGCCACCTCCAGCTTGCGCTGGTCGCCATGCGGCAGGCTGGCCGCGATGGACTGGGCCTTGGCCGCCAGCCGCACCCGCTCGACGATGGCCATGGCCTCGTCGATCAGGGCCTTGTGCGAGAGCCACACCGACAGCATCTTCAGCCCGAAGCCGCGTCGGGCCTGCACGGCCAGGCGCACGTTCTCCAGCACCGTGAGATGCGGGAACAGCTGGGTCAGCTGGAAGGCGCGGCCCAGGCCGGCGCGGGTGCGCTGCGGCGCGCTGAGGCCGCTGATGTCGCGGCCGTCCAGCAAGACCTGTCCCTCGCTCGCGCGCAGCTGGCCCGAGATCAGGTTGAAGTAGGTGGTCTTGCCGGCGCCATTGGGGCCGACGATGGCGGTCAGCGTGCCGGGCTGGAAGGCGCAGGACACGCCATCCACCGCCACGTGGCCGCCGAAGCGGATGCTGAGCTGACGGGTCTCGAGCACGATGGATCAGCGCTTGTTCTTGATCGGCACGTTCATGTCCTCGGGCTTGATCTCGCGGACCAGCTCGGGCACGCCCCAGGGGAAGGCCGGGTCCACCTTGATGCGGAAGTGGTACATGGACTGCATCGCCTGGTGGTCTTCGGCGCGGAACGTCATCTTGCCCTTGGGCGTCTCGAAGCTCATGCCTTCCATGGTCTTGATCAGCTTGTTGGTCGCCGTGTCGCCGTTGGTCTTCTTCAGCGCCTCCACGAGGGCGATGGCGGCCGACATGCCGCCCGCGGTGAAGAAGTCGGGCGGGTTCTTGTATTGCTTGTAGTGGTTGGCCACCAGCCATTCGTTGACCGGGTTCTTGGGGATGCCGAAGTAGTAGTAGGTGGCGCCTTCCATGCCGGGGAACTGCTTGTAGGCCACCATGGCCGGCAGGATGTTGCCGCCGCTGCCGACACGGATGCCGTAGCGCTTGTCCAGGTCCATGGCCGCCAGCGCGTTGAACGGGTTGGTGGCGCCGGCCCAGACCACGGCGATGAACTTGTTGTTCTTGCCCGGCTTGTCCTTCAGCGCCTCGACCGCGCGCAGGATGCCGGCCGTGAAGTCGGTCGTCGCCGGCGGCAGGTATTCCTCGTGGACGATCCTGGTCTTCTTGAGCTGGTCCTTGAAGGCCTTGACCCCGTCGCGGCCGAAGGCGTAGTCCTGCGCGATGGTGGCGATCTGCACGCCGTCGGCGTCGGAGGCAACGGCGTTGGCGATGGCGTCCTGGCTGGAGCTGCGGCCGGTGCGGAAGATGTACTTGTTCCACTTCTCGCCGGTGATGGCGTCGGCCACGGCCGGCTCCACCAGCAGGATCTTCTTGAACTCCTCGGCCACCGGCAGCATGGCCAGGGCCACGCCCGAGCTGGTCGGGCCCACGGCGATGTCGACCTTGTCGTCGCCATAGGCGGCGGCCAGCAGGCTCTTGCCCACGTCGGGCTTGCCCTGATCGTCCTTCTCGATCACCACCAGCTTCTTGCCGCCCACGGTCATCGTGCCGCCGGTAGCGTAGTCCAGGCCCATCATGAAGCCGACTTGCGTCTGCTTGCCATAGGCTTCCAGCGCGCCGGTCTTGCTGTAGATGTGGGCGATGCGGATCTCGCCACTCTTGGACTGGGCGGCAGCGATGCCAGTGCCCAGCGCAAGGGCGGACAGCAGCAGCAGCGCACTACGGCGCGGCGCGAGGACGGTCATGGCTTGTCTCCTGTTTTTGAAGGGCCGCCTGTGAAGGCACGGCAGCCTTGGCTATTCTGTTGCAAGCGTTGTGCCAGCCGCCGCGGGCCCGGTTTCCCTGGGGCGAGCGGCGGATCGGGCGCCCGACTGTCCGGGATTCAGGCAGATCGACTGATCCGGGTTGTCTGCCATCCAGGCACAGCACAATGCGCGATCAGACAAGACATGGAGACAAGCATGACCGTCAAGCAACTCGCCGCCGTCCTGGCCCTGGCCGCCGCCAGCACCGCCAGCTCGGCCCAGACCGACTCGCTGGCCCAGTTCGACTACCAGGCCAAGAAGGCGCCGGTGAACCAGGTAGTGCACTACGTCAAGTCCAACCTGGACGGCACGAAGCGCCTGGTGCTCTCGCTGCATTTCGGAGCGCCGCTGCAGGTCGAGGCGCTCAAGGTCGAGGCCGACGGCCGCTACCTGGCCCTGGTCACGGCCAGGCTCGATCCCAAGTCGCTGACCGAAAGCTGGATGCGCTCGTACAACCGCCTGGAGCTCGGCAAGCCCAACTTGCAGATGAGCATGGACAGCGACCCCGGCCAACGCCGACTGGTGGCCACGGTGGCCAAGGCCACGCTGCCGGTCAAGGTCGGCCATTTGCCGGCCCATATCTACAACTTCGACCTGACGGGCATGAACGCCACGCTGCCCTTCCTGAAGAACCGGCGGGCGGACTTCGAGGTCGGCATCCTCGACCCCGATTTCGAGTTCTTGCGCACCAAGTTCAAGCCCGATGGCGGCGTGCAGGAAGGCGGCATGGTCGACAAGGGCAAGGCTACGTTCCGCTACCTGAAGGACGAGGTGCTGGACGAGATTCCCACGCACCGCTTCGAGGTCAGCGGCCCGGCCTTCGGCAACGTCGCCGGCAGCCTGTGGATCAATGCCAAGGACGGCCTGATCGAACGCTTCGAGCATGCGCTGCCCGACAACCCCGACTGGAAGAGCTTCAGGCTGGAGCGCATCGCCTCGCAGCCCATGAACAAGGCCCAGTGGGAGGCCTTCAAGGCCGCCACGGTGAAGCGGGCGCAGGGAATGCGCGACGCCGAGTAAGGCTCAGAGCGAGTAGGCCGCCAGCTTGTCGTAGAGCGCGGCGCGCGAGATCTGCAGC
This region includes:
- a CDS encoding ABC transporter ATP-binding protein, whose amino-acid sequence is MLETRQLSIRFGGHVAVDGVSCAFQPGTLTAIVGPNGAGKTTYFNLISGQLRASEGQVLLDGRDISGLSAPQRTRAGLGRAFQLTQLFPHLTVLENVRLAVQARRGFGLKMLSVWLSHKALIDEAMAIVERVRLAAKAQSIAASLPHGDQRKLEVAMLIALDPKVYMFDEPTAGMSVDEVPVILDLIRELKARREHTILLVEHKMDVVRELADRIIVLHQGQLVADGEPAAVIASPVVQNAYLGAVEEQEEGAAA
- a CDS encoding substrate-binding domain-containing protein, which gives rise to MTVLAPRRSALLLLSALALGTGIAAAQSKSGEIRIAHIYSKTGALEAYGKQTQVGFMMGLDYATGGTMTVGGKKLVVIEKDDQGKPDVGKSLLAAAYGDDKVDIAVGPTSSGVALAMLPVAEEFKKILLVEPAVADAITGEKWNKYIFRTGRSSSQDAIANAVASDADGVQIATIAQDYAFGRDGVKAFKDQLKKTRIVHEEYLPPATTDFTAGILRAVEALKDKPGKNNKFIAVVWAGATNPFNALAAMDLDKRYGIRVGSGGNILPAMVAYKQFPGMEGATYYYFGIPKNPVNEWLVANHYKQYKNPPDFFTAGGMSAAIALVEALKKTNGDTATNKLIKTMEGMSFETPKGKMTFRAEDHQAMQSMYHFRIKVDPAFPWGVPELVREIKPEDMNVPIKNKR